The DNA window ACTTCCTGAAAAACTTATGCTTGTTCCTTGTGTAAATGAACTATTATTTGATGGTGAATTTATTGTTACTGATGGAGCATTGTTTACTTTTTGAGTTATTACAACTGTAATTGATGCTGTATTTTTTCCACCTGAACTGTCAGTTGCTGTAAGCGTAACTGTATGAGTCCCTACAGTTAAACTGTTCTTACTAAAGGATGTTCCTGTAGCAAGCTGTCCATCTCTGCTTGATGTCCATACCAATGAACTGCCACTTAATGTTCCATCTTCTGGGTCTGTTGCACTTCCTGAAAAACTTATGCTTGTTCCTTGAGTAAATGAACTGTTATTTGATGGTGAATTTATTGTTACTGATGGAGCTGAGTTTGACTTTTGAGTTATTGTAACTTTTATTGAATAACTTTGCTGAGCACCTAAACTGTCATAGGCTGTTAAATATATTGTATGTGTCCCTATTGATAAATTATTTAAACTTAAATTATTTCCAGTTCCAAGCCTTCCATTTATTGTGGAATCCCAAATTAATGAATTTCCTGTTAATGTTCCATCTTCTGCATCTGTTGCACTGCCAGCAAAAGCTATACTTGAACCTTCAACAAATGAACTATTATCAGAAGGGGATGTTATTTTTACTATTGGAGCAGTATTGCCTTTTTGATTAATTATTATTGTAATTGAAGAACTTCCTTCCAAACCTGAACTATCATAAGCTTTTAATGTTATTGTATGGGAACCTACCCATAATGTATCAATTGTAACTGAAGTTCCAAATCCTATTTGGCCATTAATGCTTGATTCCCATCTTAAAGAATTTCCAGTTATTGTTCCGTCTTCTGTATCTGTTACAATACCTGAAAAAGTTATATTTGAGCCTTCATAAAAAGATGCCATATTTACAGGAGATGTTATTGTTACTACTGGCGGGTTGGAAGTTACCGGATTTTCAGATACAGGCTTTAATTCTACATTAATAGGAGTAAGAACACCTTGATTAATAATAATGCCTAAAACTTCGCCTTTATAAATTACCTCATTATTTGTATTTTTTCCAAATACCTTTAATACGCGATTAATGCCTGGAGCAATACCTTGAAGAACAACTTGATGGGCTTCACAATATTCTTCAATACCGCCTAAAGGAACATTATTTGAATCATACATTAAAAATTCGATTTTATTTAGACCTACCTGACTGCAATTTATATATGCTCTTGTAGAATCTCCGTTAATTGGATTTCCAAATTCATCTAAAAAAGTTAAAGAAACTGATACAGAACCTCCTTCTACGTTGTTATTGTTAGAACCATCATCACAACTTGATAAAAATAAAATGGGAATAAATAACAATAATAGAAAAAAACTTATCCAAAAATTAAATTTGAATGACTTGATTTTCATAGATTAATGACTCCTTAATTTTATTAAATTTAAATTAATAAACTCATTTTACCCCACCCCAGCCCAACGCTGTTGACTTAAGGAATTTATTAGCTCCGTTAGGAGCGAGCTGTTTGTAGAAATTTAGTTAATCTAAGAATTTAGCTCCGTAGGAGCTTAAATTTAGGAATTGTCATAATTGCTACAAACAGACCGTCCCTACGGGACTTAAAAACATAAAAAATTAATTTTATTCTTAAGTCAACAGCATTGACCCCAAGCCCTCTCCCGTCAAGGGGGCTGTTAAGTTCTTTGTTGATGCTTGACTTTAAAGCCCATTTCACTGTAGGGGCGACCGGCTGGTCGCCCTTTTGGAAATTGTTGCATAATGGAATTGGGCGACCAGCCGGTCGCCCCTACAATCTCTAAAAGTTGCATAATGGAATTGGGCGACCGGCTGGTCGCCCCTAATCTCTAAAAGTTGCATAATGGCATTGCCCCTTGTGGGCGGGGTAATTGACTTATTGGCCTATCCATTTCTTTTGAAGCTCAACATCAATACCTTTAGCTTTGACAGCGTTAATTCCTTTATTTATAAGGTTTAATACCTTTGTATTTCCTTTTTTTATTGCTATACCATAATATTCAACATCTCCTGTTTCAACAATTACAGCTATCTTAAGAGCTTCTTTATATTTTTCGTTTGCCATAACATACTGAGCAGCCACAGGATCGTCACATACAACGCCTTCAATTCTTCCATTGTAAAGGTCTTCAACTGCAAGACCTACTTCGTCATAGGTTTTTGAAATGATTGCTTCTATTTTTTTTACAGCAAAAGTTCCAGTAGTGCTGATTTGGGAGCCAACTTTTTTACCTTTCATGTCATCAAGGGATTTTGCTGTAGAATCCTTTGAAACAATTAAAGCCTGTCTAACTTTAAAATATGGCACAGAAAAATCCATTGCTTTTTTTCTTTCATCTGTAATGGAAACAGACGAACATATTGCATCATATTTTCCAGTAGCAAGACCAGCGAATATGCCATCCCATGCAACTGATTTAAAAACAGGAGTAAACCCAGCTTCTTTTCCTGCCGCTTTCATATAATCAATTGAATAACCAACAATTTCTTGGTTTGAGTCAACAAACTCCATTGGAGGCCATGTTGAATCAGTTGCGAATGTTATAGTAACTGCTCCAGCAAAACAAGGCCAGATAATTACTAAAGATAATAATAGGTTTAAAATAATTAGTTTTTTTAGCATAACTCCCTCCACCTTTAAATTAATATAAGTTAATAACGGTAATTAAAAGATAATAATAATTTTTTGTAAATTATTAATGTTGAAGTTTTATAACTTTGTTATATATTTTGATGCAACAAAAACTTGATTTTATTTTTTAGATTAAAAAATCATTGCCAAAAATAAGCCATAGCTTAATAATAACAACATAAGATGACTTCGTACATAGAATCCTTTAAAGCTAATAAAAAACGGATAAATAAAATCAATTAATTTTTTTTTGAGGCCATAACTGAACTATGAGAACGCCTATTAACATTAAAGCTGCCCCAAAAATTGCCCGTTCACTCATTAATTCTCCTAATATTAACCATCCAGAAATTGCGGCTATCAGGGATTCAAGCTGTAAAATTATTGCTGCATGGGCTGGAGGCGAATCTTTTTGGGCGATTACCTGCAAAGTGAAGGCGACACCTACAGACATTACACCGCTATATAAAATCGAAAGCTTTGCTCCCAAAAAACCAGATATATTTATGTTTTCCAGAAATCCAGCGGCAATAATACTGAATACGGCACAAACAAATGATTGTCCAAATGCTAATAAAAAAGAATCAACCTTGGGAGAAAGCCAGCCTAAAAACAAAACATGAACAGCCCATACAAAAGCGCAGGATAAAATCCATAAATCACCTTTGGCAAAGGTATAAGATTCGTTTATGCTCAATAAATACAGACCTGTTAAAACTAAAGGAAGGCTTACCCAAAGCCCTATATTTGGTCTTTGCCCGATAGCGAGTCCTAAACAAGGAACTATTGCCGCATAAAGCCCTGTTATAAATCCAGCTTTACCAGCAGTTGTATAAACTATTCCTATTTGCTGTAAATTTATGCCAACAAACATTAGCATACCTGCTAAAAAACAGTTCCATAACATAAATAATGCTTTTTCAGAACTAATATGTCTGATTTTTCTATAAGAGATAAATGCAAAAGGCGCAAGAAATATACATCCAAAAATAAACCTAAATCCGCTAAAAGCAAATGGCCCAATATGGCTCATTCCTTCCCTTTGAGCAACAAATGAAGTTCCCCATATAAATGATGCTACAATTAATAATATGTTAGCTTTTAAGATTTTGCTATAGCTATTCATAAATTTTACTTTATTCTTTTGCTTTAGTTTTAATAAAAATATATTTTGAGTAAAATTAATAGAAATCGCCCTAATTAATAATTAGCTGCAAAAATGTCAAACTAAAAAGTAACATAAAGGAACAGTTACAATGATAACTATAGACGGATCATTCGGAGAAGGCGGAGGGCAAATACTTAGAAGCGCTCTTGCATTGTCTATGATTACAGGCAAGCCTTTTAATATTATAAATATTCGAGCGAGCAGAAAAAAACCGGGTCTTATGGCTCAACATCTTGCGGCAGTAAATGCATCACATAAAATCGGACAAGCTGAAGTGACAGGTAATACAATAAGCTCAACGGAGCTTTATTTTAAACCTAATGGAATACTTAGCGGCAGCTTTAATTTTGACACCGGGACAGCTGGTAGCGGGACTTTAGTGTTTCAAACAATTATGCCAGCTTTAATTAAAGCATCGTGCAACTCAAACATTATTTTTAAAGGAGGTACACATAACCCTTTTGCACCTCCTTATGATTTTATAGACAAGGCATTCATTCCTTTATTAAAAAGAATGAACATCAATATTAGTTCTAATATTGAAAGATATGGATTTTATCCAAGAGGTGGCGGAAAATTTTCTTTATCAATTCAACCATTAACAAAAACTTCTAATTTAAATTTATTGGAAAGAGGCCGCATAAAAAAGATAAAAGCCCTTTCGATTGTATCTCAACTTCCGATTTCAATTGCTGAAAGAGAAATAGATGCAGCATTAAAAAAATTAAAGTTAAATAGAAATGATACAATGATACATTCAGTTAAAAATCCTGTTGGACCAGGAAATGCTTTTATTATTGAAGTCGAGAGCGAAAATATTACTGAAATATTTACAGGTTTTGGAGAAAGAGGTGTCAAGGCAGAAGATGTTGCTGATAAAACTATTTCTGAAGTTAATGAATATATTAACGCAGAAGTTCCTATCGGTGAAAATCTTGCTGATCAGCTTTTAATACCAATGGTTATCACTGGAGGTGGAAGATTTTTAACTTTAACGCCTTCTCAACATACTCTAACAAATATTGAAATTATCAAAAAATTTGTTGATGCAGATTTTAAATTAACTGAGCATTCTAAAAATAAATGGGAACTTGAAATTAAAGTAATTAATTTTTAAGGTTTTGTACTAAAAAACATATTAAAAATTTCTTGCACAACCATTATTTATATATATTCTAAAAACAGAATACATATAAATAAAAAAAATTGTAGTATTAGTAATTTTAGCCTTAATCACATTATATTAGAATTAATATATTCTATATTTAGAATATATTCCATGTTATACAAGGATAATATTTATGTTTAAAATTGAAGATAAGTATAAATACCAAGGTTCAGGTAAGCAGATTATTGTTGAAAATCCATGTACAGGACAAGTTATTGACAAGGTCAATACTTTTACTGAAGAAGAAGCTAAAACAGCTATTGAAAGAGCAAAAAACGCTCAAAAGAAATGGGGAAAATTAGGTATTGAAAATCGAATAAAAGCTTTGCGAAAAGTTCAACATTTACTAGCAAATGATGCGGAAGAATTATGTGAATTAATTGCTACTGAAAATGGTAAACCTTTTCAAGAAGCTATGCAAACTGAAATAGTTCCAACTTTAACATTATCATCATATTTTTTAAGACGTGGAAAGAAAATATTAGCTGATAAACGTATTCCGCTTCATCTTTTTAAATATAGACGCAGTTTTATTAACTACAGACCAAGGGGTATTGTTTTAATTATTTCTCCGTGGAATTATCCGTTTTCTATTCCGAATGGAACTGTTATAATGAGTCTTATCGCGGGTAATGCTGTTGTTCATAAGCCGGCAAGCTTGACACCTTTGATTGCTCTTAAAACTAAAGAAATTTTTGATAAAGCCGGAATAGATCCTGATTTATATCAAGTAATTCCGAGCAGCGGTCCATTAGGTTCAAAAATGATAGAAATGGGTGTGGATTATGTCAATTTTACAGGCTCAACAGATGTCGGTTTAAAAGTATCTGAAATTTGCAGCAGGCTTTTAATTCCTTGCAGTATGGAATTAGGTGGAAAAGATGCGGCAATTATATGTGAAGACGCAGACATCGATAAAGCTGCAGCATCTGTAGTTTTTGGAGCTTTAACTAACTCTGGCCAAACATGTGCGTCAGTGGAAAGGGTTTACGCCCATAAGTTCGTTTATGATAAAATTGTTGAAAATGTAGTGGATCGAGTAAAAAAATTTCGAGTAGGTAATCCTCTAAATGGGAATACTGATATGGGACCAATTGTTGATATTCGCCAGCTCGAAATAATTGAAAAACAGGTTGATGACGCTGTTAAACAAGGCGCAAAAATTTTAGTTGGAGGAAAAAGAGTTAAAGGAGATGGTCAATTTTTTGAACCGACTGTTATGGTAGATGTAACT is part of the Desulfobacterales bacterium genome and encodes:
- a CDS encoding basic amino acid ABC transporter substrate-binding protein, producing the protein MLKKLIILNLLLSLVIIWPCFAGAVTITFATDSTWPPMEFVDSNQEIVGYSIDYMKAAGKEAGFTPVFKSVAWDGIFAGLATGKYDAICSSVSITDERKKAMDFSVPYFKVRQALIVSKDSTAKSLDDMKGKKVGSQISTTGTFAVKKIEAIISKTYDEVGLAVEDLYNGRIEGVVCDDPVAAQYVMANEKYKEALKIAVIVETGDVEYYGIAIKKGNTKVLNLINKGINAVKAKGIDVELQKKWIGQ
- a CDS encoding DMT family transporter, producing the protein MNSYSKILKANILLIVASFIWGTSFVAQREGMSHIGPFAFSGFRFIFGCIFLAPFAFISYRKIRHISSEKALFMLWNCFLAGMLMFVGINLQQIGIVYTTAGKAGFITGLYAAIVPCLGLAIGQRPNIGLWVSLPLVLTGLYLLSINESYTFAKGDLWILSCAFVWAVHVLFLGWLSPKVDSFLLAFGQSFVCAVFSIIAAGFLENINISGFLGAKLSILYSGVMSVGVAFTLQVIAQKDSPPAHAAIILQLESLIAAISGWLILGELMSERAIFGAALMLIGVLIVQLWPQKKIN
- a CDS encoding RNA 3'-terminal phosphate cyclase, which translates into the protein MITIDGSFGEGGGQILRSALALSMITGKPFNIINIRASRKKPGLMAQHLAAVNASHKIGQAEVTGNTISSTELYFKPNGILSGSFNFDTGTAGSGTLVFQTIMPALIKASCNSNIIFKGGTHNPFAPPYDFIDKAFIPLLKRMNINISSNIERYGFYPRGGGKFSLSIQPLTKTSNLNLLERGRIKKIKALSIVSQLPISIAEREIDAALKKLKLNRNDTMIHSVKNPVGPGNAFIIEVESENITEIFTGFGERGVKAEDVADKTISEVNEYINAEVPIGENLADQLLIPMVITGGGRFLTLTPSQHTLTNIEIIKKFVDADFKLTEHSKNKWELEIKVINF
- a CDS encoding aldehyde dehydrogenase family protein, yielding MFKIEDKYKYQGSGKQIIVENPCTGQVIDKVNTFTEEEAKTAIERAKNAQKKWGKLGIENRIKALRKVQHLLANDAEELCELIATENGKPFQEAMQTEIVPTLTLSSYFLRRGKKILADKRIPLHLFKYRRSFINYRPRGIVLIISPWNYPFSIPNGTVIMSLIAGNAVVHKPASLTPLIALKTKEIFDKAGIDPDLYQVIPSSGPLGSKMIEMGVDYVNFTGSTDVGLKVSEICSRLLIPCSMELGGKDAAIICEDADIDKAAASVVFGALTNSGQTCASVERVYAHKFVYDKIVENVVDRVKKFRVGNPLNGNTDMGPIVDIRQLEIIEKQVDDAVKQGAKILVGGKRVKGDGQFFEPTVMVDVTEDMSIIAQETFGPVIPIMKVESNDEAIQKANNSIYGLCASVFTTNPEKGRQIAKRLEAGTVLINEVLITFAMPETPWQGVKMSGTGKTHSDDGLRNLCYPYHINEEGVIKLKKSLFWQPYSKKMYKLLISSAKILYGKNKLKYLPDNLKIMFSKSEN